In Bacteroides coprosuis DSM 18011, the following are encoded in one genomic region:
- a CDS encoding Licheninase (COGs: COG2273 Beta-glucanase/Beta-glucan synthetase~InterPro IPR000757~KEGG: pru:PRU_1953 family 16 glycosyl hydrolase~PFAM: Glycoside hydrolase, family 16~PRIAM: Licheninase~SPTR: Putative uncharacterized protein;~IMG reference gene:2504107222~PFAM: Glycosyl hydrolases family 16), with protein MLKKYWYLIVPSVILVGCSGCSDSKEENTPSKEVESELTLSQSSLSFDAETGEKTFVVKANKGWDVLSSVDWVNLSPSKGGNGETSVKVTVDENDTEQERETNIQVRVQDLVRDLTIRQGKGFVPDYVPKGYQLVWNDEFNETALADGKHPLPNSDWWFETGNQGWGNNEPQNYVDKVAGNDTVAQIKNGKLYITAHKLETPYEGSDYISARMNTSQSWLYGYFEMKAKLPGGKGTWAAFWMMPKNYKEWPLDGEIDILEYVGYRPDVVQTSIHTEAYNHKINTEKTATQGIQGAETKYHVYGLKWTEDEIIGYVDGIEYFSFKNDKKNNKETWPFNQPFYIKLNLAIGGDWGGLHGIDDTIFPVDYIIDYVRVYQKQQ; from the coding sequence ATGTTAAAGAAATATTGGTATCTGATAGTTCCTAGTGTAATACTTGTAGGATGTTCGGGGTGCTCAGATAGTAAAGAAGAGAATACACCGAGTAAAGAGGTGGAGTCGGAACTGACTCTTTCTCAATCTTCCTTATCGTTTGATGCGGAAACGGGCGAGAAAACATTTGTGGTAAAAGCGAATAAGGGCTGGGATGTTTTAAGTTCTGTAGATTGGGTGAATCTATCTCCTTCCAAAGGAGGCAATGGTGAAACATCTGTTAAAGTGACAGTGGATGAGAATGATACGGAACAAGAAAGAGAAACAAACATTCAAGTAAGAGTTCAAGACTTAGTGCGAGATTTAACAATCCGTCAAGGCAAAGGTTTTGTTCCCGATTATGTACCCAAAGGGTATCAGCTTGTGTGGAATGACGAGTTTAATGAAACTGCTTTAGCCGATGGCAAACATCCTCTTCCAAATAGCGATTGGTGGTTTGAAACAGGCAATCAGGGTTGGGGAAATAATGAACCTCAAAACTATGTAGATAAGGTAGCTGGTAATGATACAGTAGCACAAATTAAAAATGGAAAACTATATATTACTGCTCATAAACTTGAAACCCCTTACGAGGGTTCCGATTATATTTCGGCTCGGATGAATACGAGTCAGTCATGGCTGTATGGCTATTTTGAAATGAAGGCTAAATTGCCTGGAGGAAAAGGAACTTGGGCAGCCTTTTGGATGATGCCTAAGAACTATAAAGAATGGCCACTAGATGGTGAAATTGATATATTGGAATATGTAGGATATCGTCCTGATGTAGTGCAAACGTCTATTCATACCGAAGCTTACAATCATAAAATAAATACTGAGAAAACAGCTACACAAGGTATTCAAGGAGCTGAAACAAAATACCATGTATATGGATTGAAATGGACTGAAGATGAAATTATTGGCTATGTTGATGGTATCGAGTATTTTAGCTTTAAAAACGATAAGAAGAACAATAAGGAAACATGGCCTTTCAATCAGCCTTTCTATATTAAACTAAACTTAGCTATAGGTGGTGATTGGGGTGGACTTCATGGTATAGATGATACCATATTCCCTGTAGATTATATTATAGATTACGTAAGAGTTTATCAAAAACAACAATAG
- a CDS encoding Beta-glucosidase (COGs: COG1472 Beta-glucosidase-related glycosidase~InterPro IPR001764:IPR002772~KEGG: fjo:Fjoh_3389 glycoside hydrolase family 3 protein~PFAM: Glycoside hydrolase, family 3, N-terminal; Glycoside hydrolase, family 3, C-terminal~PRIAM: Beta-glucosidase~SPTR: Candidate beta-glycosidase; Glycoside hydrolase family 3;~IMG reference gene:2504107224~PFAM: Glycosyl hydrolase family 3 C terminal domain; Glycosyl hydrolase family 3 N terminal domain) — MRKKLLSLLVAVIGIGQFSLFAQTNQPIYLDLSKPIEERVEDALVRLTLEEKVALVHAQSKFSSPGVPRLGIPENWMTDGPHGIRPEVLWDEWTQAGWTNDSCIAFPALTGLAATWNPKMSAIYGKAIGEEARYRNKNVLLGPGVNIYRTPLNGRNFEYMGEDPYLASKMVVPYIQEVQKNGVAACVKHFAVNNQEIDRHTVNVNVDDRALYEIYLPAFKAAVQEGGAWAIMGAYNRYKGQWACQNEYLLQDILRKEWGFDGVVVSDWGGVNDTKQAALHGLDMEFGSWTDGLTMNVSNAYDKYYLAVPFLEMLKSGEISEEVLDEKVRNILKLTFRTTMNPNRPYGSFGTKEHGDVARQIAEEGIVLLKNDKNVLPLDLSKTRKIAVIGENAIKHMTVGGGSSSLKAKYEISPLEGIKNRVGDAAEVVYARGYVGHVKVEQDGLKGGQDLTDNRSVQELTDEALQVARDADYVIFIGGLNKSDYQDSEGHDRKTLGLPYGQDELIEKLAQVNPNFVYVNISGNAVAMPWVKSVPAILQAWFLGSEAGNAIASILVGDTNPSGKLPFTFPIKLTDIGAHALPDAYPGDGEVYYKEGLFVGYRWLDREKIKPLFGFGHGLSYTSFEYGKATTDKKQMSESDKLTISISVKNTGNRAGSEIVQLYISDKKSYLPRPVKELKDFAKVYLEAGEEKTIRFTIDKTALSFFDDKKHDWVAEAGDFIALVGSSSTDIKSQVKFTLK, encoded by the coding sequence ATGAGAAAAAAATTACTATCGTTACTTGTTGCTGTCATTGGTATAGGGCAATTTTCTTTATTTGCTCAAACTAATCAGCCCATTTATTTAGATCTATCCAAGCCTATCGAAGAGCGAGTAGAGGATGCTCTTGTTCGTTTGACACTGGAAGAGAAAGTAGCTCTAGTTCATGCTCAGAGTAAATTTAGTTCTCCAGGTGTACCTCGCTTGGGCATTCCAGAAAACTGGATGACAGACGGTCCTCATGGTATTCGTCCTGAGGTGCTTTGGGATGAATGGACACAGGCAGGCTGGACAAACGACTCATGTATAGCATTCCCTGCTTTAACAGGTTTGGCTGCTACATGGAATCCCAAAATGAGTGCTATCTATGGTAAAGCAATAGGTGAAGAAGCTCGTTATAGAAACAAGAATGTGTTATTAGGACCTGGAGTAAATATTTATCGTACTCCACTGAACGGTCGTAACTTTGAATATATGGGAGAAGATCCATACTTAGCTTCTAAGATGGTAGTACCTTATATTCAAGAAGTACAAAAGAATGGTGTAGCTGCTTGTGTGAAGCACTTTGCAGTAAACAACCAAGAAATAGATCGTCATACGGTTAATGTAAATGTAGATGATAGAGCTCTTTATGAAATCTATCTTCCTGCATTTAAAGCTGCTGTACAAGAAGGTGGCGCATGGGCTATAATGGGAGCATACAATAGATATAAAGGTCAGTGGGCATGTCAAAACGAATATCTACTTCAAGATATCCTACGTAAGGAATGGGGTTTTGATGGTGTCGTGGTTTCTGATTGGGGTGGTGTTAACGATACCAAGCAAGCAGCTCTTCACGGGCTAGATATGGAATTTGGTTCGTGGACAGATGGTCTTACTATGAATGTGAGCAATGCTTATGACAAATATTATTTAGCAGTACCTTTTCTTGAAATGCTTAAATCAGGCGAAATTAGTGAAGAGGTATTAGATGAAAAAGTTCGTAATATCTTAAAACTAACATTCCGTACTACTATGAATCCAAACCGTCCTTATGGTTCATTTGGAACAAAAGAACACGGTGATGTGGCTCGTCAGATAGCAGAAGAAGGAATCGTTCTTCTAAAGAATGACAAAAATGTTCTCCCTCTTGATTTGAGTAAAACTCGTAAAATTGCTGTTATTGGAGAAAATGCGATTAAGCATATGACTGTAGGTGGTGGTAGTTCTTCCTTGAAAGCTAAATATGAAATATCTCCTCTTGAAGGTATTAAAAATAGAGTAGGAGATGCTGCTGAAGTAGTTTATGCTCGTGGCTATGTGGGTCATGTAAAGGTAGAACAAGATGGTTTGAAGGGTGGTCAAGATCTCACTGACAATCGCTCTGTACAAGAACTGACAGATGAAGCTCTACAAGTAGCACGTGATGCTGATTACGTTATCTTTATTGGTGGTTTAAATAAGAGTGATTATCAAGATAGCGAAGGCCACGATAGAAAAACTTTAGGTTTGCCTTATGGTCAAGATGAGCTTATAGAAAAATTAGCTCAAGTAAATCCTAACTTTGTCTATGTAAACATCTCTGGTAATGCAGTAGCTATGCCTTGGGTTAAATCTGTTCCAGCTATTTTACAAGCTTGGTTCTTGGGCTCAGAAGCAGGTAATGCCATTGCTTCTATCCTTGTAGGTGATACAAACCCTTCGGGCAAGTTGCCATTTACTTTCCCTATCAAATTGACAGATATAGGAGCACATGCACTTCCTGATGCTTATCCAGGTGATGGAGAAGTGTATTATAAAGAAGGTTTATTTGTAGGATACCGTTGGTTGGACAGAGAGAAAATCAAACCTCTATTTGGTTTTGGTCATGGTCTAAGCTATACTTCCTTTGAATATGGTAAAGCAACTACAGATAAAAAACAGATGTCAGAATCTGATAAACTAACCATTTCTATTTCTGTTAAAAATACAGGAAACCGTGCAGGTTCAGAAATTGTACAGTTGTATATCAGCGATAAGAAATCATATCTTCCTCGTCCTGTAAAAGAGTTGAAAGACTTTGCTAAAGTTTATCTTGAAGCAGGAGAAGAAAAAACAATTCGCTTTACAATTGATAAAACAGCTCTTAGCTTCTTTGATGACAAGAAGCACGATTGGGTTGCTGAAGCTGGAGACTTTATAGCTCTAGTGGGTAGCTCTTCAACAGATATTAAGAGTCAAGTGAAGTTTACTTTGAAATAA
- a CDS encoding Beta-glucosidase (COGs: COG1472 Beta-glucosidase-related glycosidase~InterPro IPR001764:IPR002772~KEGG: swd:Swoo_4366 glycoside hydrolase family 3 protein~PFAM: Glycoside hydrolase, family 3, N-terminal; Glycoside hydrolase, family 3, C-terminal~PRIAM: Beta-glucosidase~SPTR: Beta-glucosidase;~IMG reference gene:2504107223~PFAM: Glycosyl hydrolase family 3 C terminal domain; Glycosyl hydrolase family 3 N terminal domain): MKLKRLLGTLCIVGISSITMGQQKTVDQKVNDLLSRMTLKEKIGQMNQNSYFGLSDADIDKMPDLGLDENLRNIKVSEAQIAKMSRKDKIQYLKKQVLSGLDQSILQPIRKGEVGSLLNVVDPEMVNLIQKTAIKESRLGIPLLIARDVIHGYKTIFPIPLGQAASFNPEVVEVGAQVAAREARSVGIHWTFAPMMDISRDARWGRVAESLGEDPYLAAELGLAMVKGFQDGGNLKSNQSVAACVKHFVGYGAAEGGRDYNSTNIPPALMRNVYLAPFEKSIKGGAATLMTSFNDNDGIPASANKFLLKDVLRDEWGFKGVVVSDWASIAEMIPHGFAKDGEQAAELSANALLDIDMVSHTYHNHLEKLVDEGKVSMETIDAMVRNILRLKYDMGLFDNPYIDTKQKTPFYAPQHLEAAQKAAVESAILLKNEGVLPLNINTKIAVVGPLADAPHDQMGTWVFDGEKEHTVTPLKALQTTHKNIDYVYEAGLKYSRDTNTSQFDAVKQAVEKADVAVVFVGEEAILSGEAHSLSDINLIGKQSDLIREVKSVGKPVVVVIMAGRPLTIERDLAYSDAVLYNFHPGTMGGPAILDLLFGKENPSGKLPMTFVREVGQIPMYYNHNNTGRPAPEKVMTLADIELEAGQTSLGNTSFYLDSGRDPLFPFGFGLSYSTFEYSNLNLSAQTLTTNDILKVTVDLKNTSNYAGTEVAQLYVRDLFGSIVRPVRELKGFQRVTLQPGETKSVVFELPISELAFYGQDGTKKVESGEFKLWVGTNSNADLESSFQVK; encoded by the coding sequence ATGAAGTTAAAAAGATTATTAGGGACTCTTTGTATTGTGGGCATTAGCTCTATTACAATGGGTCAGCAAAAAACAGTAGATCAAAAAGTAAACGACCTACTGAGTCGAATGACTTTGAAGGAGAAAATTGGGCAGATGAACCAGAATAGCTATTTTGGTTTATCGGATGCTGATATTGATAAAATGCCCGATTTAGGTTTGGATGAAAACCTAAGAAACATAAAGGTATCTGAAGCCCAAATCGCTAAAATGTCTCGTAAAGACAAGATTCAATATTTAAAGAAACAAGTGCTGTCTGGGCTAGATCAAAGTATCCTACAACCCATTCGAAAGGGAGAAGTAGGTTCGCTTTTAAATGTGGTTGATCCAGAGATGGTTAATCTGATTCAAAAAACAGCCATTAAAGAAAGTCGCTTAGGCATCCCTTTACTGATAGCTCGTGATGTTATTCACGGTTATAAAACTATCTTTCCTATTCCTCTTGGACAAGCAGCTTCTTTCAATCCTGAGGTAGTAGAAGTAGGGGCTCAAGTTGCTGCTCGTGAAGCACGTTCTGTTGGTATTCACTGGACATTTGCTCCTATGATGGATATCTCTAGAGATGCACGATGGGGAAGAGTAGCCGAATCTTTGGGTGAAGATCCTTACTTAGCAGCTGAACTGGGTTTGGCTATGGTAAAAGGTTTTCAAGATGGAGGTAACTTAAAATCAAACCAATCGGTAGCGGCTTGTGTAAAACACTTTGTGGGTTACGGTGCAGCCGAAGGTGGCAGAGATTATAACAGTACCAATATTCCACCTGCATTAATGAGAAATGTATATTTAGCTCCTTTTGAAAAATCGATTAAAGGGGGTGCAGCCACACTGATGACTTCTTTTAATGACAATGATGGAATTCCTGCATCTGCAAATAAATTTCTTTTAAAAGATGTACTACGGGATGAGTGGGGTTTCAAAGGGGTAGTAGTATCCGACTGGGCTTCTATTGCTGAAATGATTCCTCATGGCTTTGCTAAAGATGGTGAGCAAGCAGCCGAACTCTCTGCTAATGCTTTGCTAGATATTGATATGGTTTCTCATACCTACCACAATCATCTAGAAAAATTAGTCGATGAAGGAAAAGTTTCAATGGAGACTATAGATGCTATGGTGCGCAATATTCTACGATTAAAGTATGATATGGGCTTATTTGATAATCCATATATAGATACCAAGCAAAAAACGCCTTTTTATGCTCCTCAGCATCTTGAAGCAGCTCAAAAAGCAGCAGTAGAGTCGGCTATTTTATTAAAAAATGAGGGCGTATTACCATTGAACATAAATACGAAGATAGCAGTAGTTGGCCCACTTGCAGATGCTCCACATGATCAGATGGGTACATGGGTGTTTGATGGGGAAAAAGAGCATACAGTTACACCTTTAAAAGCATTACAAACGACACATAAGAATATCGATTATGTATATGAAGCAGGTTTAAAATACTCTCGTGATACTAATACTTCTCAATTTGATGCAGTGAAACAAGCTGTAGAAAAAGCAGATGTAGCAGTAGTATTTGTAGGAGAAGAAGCTATTCTTTCAGGTGAAGCTCACTCGCTTTCTGATATCAACTTAATTGGAAAGCAATCTGACTTGATTCGTGAGGTGAAGAGTGTAGGAAAACCAGTTGTAGTTGTTATAATGGCGGGTCGTCCTCTAACTATTGAAAGAGATTTGGCATATAGTGATGCTGTACTTTATAATTTTCATCCAGGAACAATGGGAGGACCTGCTATTTTAGATCTTCTATTTGGAAAAGAAAATCCTAGTGGAAAACTGCCTATGACATTTGTGAGAGAAGTAGGGCAAATACCAATGTATTACAACCATAATAATACAGGTCGTCCAGCACCAGAAAAAGTTATGACCCTTGCAGATATTGAATTGGAAGCTGGTCAGACTTCATTGGGGAATACTTCTTTTTACCTAGACTCAGGAAGAGATCCTTTATTTCCTTTTGGATTTGGATTATCTTATAGTACATTTGAGTATTCTAACCTGAATCTTTCTGCCCAAACCTTAACAACAAATGATATACTAAAAGTTACTGTAGATTTAAAAAATACAAGTAACTACGCAGGTACTGAAGTAGCACAACTTTATGTACGTGATTTATTTGGTAGTATTGTTCGTCCTGTTCGTGAGTTGAAAGGTTTTCAACGCGTAACCCTTCAACCTGGAGAAACTAAGTCGGTTGTATTTGAACTTCCTATAAGTGAACTTGCGTTCTATGGTCAAGATGGAACAAAGAAAGTAGAGTCTGGTGAGTTTAAACTGTGGGTAGGAACAAATAGCAATGCTGATTTGGAATCTTCATTCCAAGTAAAATAA
- a CDS encoding Cupin 2 conserved barrel domain protein (COGs: COG0662 Mannose-6-phosphate isomerase~InterPro IPR013096~KEGG: cbb:CLD_0525 hypothetical protein~PFAM: Cupin 2, conserved barrel~SPTR: Mannose-6-phosphate isomerase;~IMG reference gene:2504107225~PFAM: Cupin domain) encodes MKRIDLSLLVLLAVVIGACQNAPQQKVAEPSPEISKTSTDVVLKDYGAAPLVVNIDDYTLSNENFRTTLWTGEYLQVTLMAIPVGGEVGLELHNDIDQFLRIEEGSAEVLMGDKEDELTYKRTASEDDAIFVPAGKWHNVINTGDKPLKLYSIYAPQEHPHGTVHIDKAASDADEHEH; translated from the coding sequence ATGAAAAGAATCGATTTATCCCTGTTAGTTCTTTTGGCAGTAGTAATAGGTGCCTGTCAGAATGCTCCTCAACAAAAAGTAGCTGAACCTTCTCCCGAAATTTCAAAAACCTCTACCGATGTGGTTTTAAAGGATTATGGTGCCGCTCCCCTTGTTGTGAATATAGACGATTATACTTTATCAAACGAAAACTTCCGCACAACTTTATGGACTGGAGAATATCTTCAAGTTACACTGATGGCTATTCCAGTGGGTGGCGAAGTGGGATTGGAGCTTCACAATGATATCGACCAATTTCTACGAATTGAAGAAGGCTCTGCTGAGGTTTTAATGGGAGATAAAGAAGACGAACTAACCTACAAGAGAACAGCGAGTGAAGATGATGCGATCTTTGTACCTGCTGGCAAATGGCACAATGTAATCAATACTGGCGATAAACCGCTGAAACTATATTCTATTTATGCTCCACAAGAGCATCCTCACGGGACAGTGCATATAGACAAGGCAGCATCGGATGCCGATGAGCATGAACACTAA
- a CDS encoding PKD domain containing protein (InterPro IPR000601:IPR022409~KEGG: zpr:ZPR_3691 glycosyl hydrolase family protein~PFAM: PKD domain~SMART: PKD/Chitinase domain~SPTR: Beta-glucanase;~IMG reference gene:2504107221~PFAM: PKD domain) encodes MKNITTYLLGVLLFVLAGCSPQYSSNASLGKIEPITPEILSFDMKVSEKSDNVLTFVNTTDFSAPHSVRWDLGNGSSSNQETATAQYPRAGEYTVTLFMYAADGSEASLSKVITIKEDDFSLIDTPTYNMLTGGADNTAGKTWVLDKYNNYVSEVAKETGKDIKGHYGLGEQGSYGQGWWAAGPADKEGNMMEIIYDAKFTFIQEGTQLLIANNGKGGGRKASAASVGGFNVTATDGDDVLFDFAGGKFGFSLDETLEYPKLTLTDNSFLGYYCGSQEYEIIYLTDEVMGLRVNNTVESQDWVFVYCLEELNVEKPKEVKAIPLKDDFEAEETAVNFVADQMGDLFSTSYSNPAPIGINKSSKVCAYDKGEDFYTNLSFTADYKFNLSEINKVRVKVFIPEYNDYETEHAVAGEWITNKKLLPQLAVKLHNSEKGDGAWETQHEIVKANLETGKWLSLEFDFSAVKDRLDFDKIVIQFGGEGHAAPGIFFLDDFSFDK; translated from the coding sequence ATGAAAAATATAACTACTTATTTATTGGGTGTGCTATTATTTGTATTGGCTGGGTGTTCACCACAGTATAGCAGTAATGCAAGTTTAGGAAAAATAGAGCCCATCACTCCAGAGATTCTTTCATTTGATATGAAAGTTTCTGAAAAGAGTGATAACGTATTAACCTTCGTCAATACTACTGATTTTTCAGCTCCTCACTCTGTCCGTTGGGATTTGGGAAATGGTAGCAGTAGCAATCAAGAAACAGCTACAGCTCAATATCCTCGTGCTGGAGAGTACACTGTAACTTTGTTTATGTATGCAGCCGATGGCTCCGAAGCTAGTTTGAGTAAGGTGATTACGATCAAGGAAGATGATTTCTCTTTAATAGATACTCCTACCTATAATATGCTTACAGGTGGTGCGGACAATACAGCTGGTAAAACCTGGGTATTAGATAAATACAATAACTACGTATCTGAGGTAGCCAAAGAAACAGGTAAAGACATCAAAGGTCATTATGGACTTGGCGAACAAGGTTCATACGGACAAGGATGGTGGGCTGCAGGTCCTGCTGACAAAGAAGGTAATATGATGGAGATTATCTATGATGCGAAGTTTACTTTTATTCAAGAGGGAACACAACTCCTAATTGCTAACAATGGCAAGGGTGGTGGTCGTAAAGCAAGCGCGGCTAGTGTTGGTGGATTTAATGTAACGGCTACTGATGGTGATGATGTATTGTTTGATTTTGCTGGTGGTAAATTTGGTTTCTCTCTTGATGAAACTTTAGAATATCCCAAACTAACTCTTACAGACAATTCTTTCTTAGGCTATTATTGTGGTAGTCAGGAATATGAAATCATCTATCTAACTGATGAGGTAATGGGGTTGAGAGTAAATAATACAGTAGAAAGCCAAGACTGGGTATTTGTTTACTGTTTAGAAGAACTCAATGTTGAAAAACCTAAGGAAGTGAAGGCTATTCCTTTGAAGGATGATTTTGAAGCAGAAGAGACAGCAGTGAATTTTGTAGCTGATCAAATGGGTGATTTGTTCTCTACTTCTTATAGTAATCCTGCACCTATCGGTATCAATAAGTCAAGCAAAGTTTGTGCTTATGATAAAGGGGAAGACTTCTATACCAATCTCTCTTTTACTGCCGACTATAAGTTTAATTTATCAGAAATCAACAAGGTACGTGTCAAAGTATTCATTCCTGAGTACAATGATTATGAAACAGAACATGCAGTGGCAGGAGAGTGGATAACCAACAAAAAACTACTTCCTCAATTGGCTGTAAAACTTCATAATAGTGAAAAGGGTGATGGTGCGTGGGAAACTCAGCACGAGATTGTGAAGGCAAACTTAGAAACGGGTAAGTGGTTATCTCTTGAATTCGATTTTAGTGCGGTTAAAGACCGTTTAGATTTTGATAAGATTGTCATACAGTTTGGTGGTGAAGGACATGCTGCACCTGGTATTTTCTTCTTAGATGACTTTTCATTTGATAAATAA
- a CDS encoding GCN5-related N-acetyltransferase (InterPro IPR000182~KEGG: lmh:LMHCC_1527 acetyltransferase, GNAT family~PFAM: GCN5-related N-acetyltransferase (GNAT) domain~SPTR: Acetyltransferase, gnat family;~IMG reference gene:2504107226~PFAM: Acetyltransferase (GNAT) family), protein MQNIIPFSSPDFSNICTLWENSVLATHHFLAQEDFDYYKEMVPDYFSQATLYVYQDGDVIKGFLGVSEDNIDMLFVDPAYLGQGIGKALLLYALNELGAQKVDVNEQNAHAYQFYQHFGFVVVCRSEIDDMQKPYPILHLELKNRYGAIQGAAIEIKKEESI, encoded by the coding sequence ATGCAAAATATAATCCCCTTTAGCAGCCCCGATTTTAGTAATATATGTACCCTATGGGAAAACTCGGTGCTCGCTACACACCACTTTCTGGCACAAGAAGATTTTGATTACTATAAAGAAATGGTTCCCGATTATTTCTCCCAAGCTACCTTATATGTGTATCAAGATGGAGATGTGATCAAAGGTTTTCTTGGAGTTAGTGAAGATAATATTGATATGCTTTTTGTTGATCCAGCTTACTTAGGACAAGGAATAGGTAAGGCACTATTACTCTATGCCCTTAATGAGCTAGGAGCGCAGAAAGTAGATGTAAATGAGCAGAATGCCCATGCCTATCAGTTCTATCAACACTTTGGCTTTGTCGTCGTTTGTCGTTCAGAGATTGATGATATGCAGAAGCCATATCCTATTTTACATTTAGAGCTAAAGAATAGGTACGGAGCAATTCAGGGTGCAGCGATAGAAATAAAAAAAGAGGAAAGTATCTAA